CAATCATACATATCAACGTCGGACTGCCACCGGGACGTGCCACCGTGCCACCGGGACGTTTCTTTTGCCATGCCATGCTATAGATATTATTACTATCATTTAATAGTATCCAAAATTCCTCTTCCAATATTGAGTACTCTTGCCAATTGTCTATTACTGGCTCCTGTATCTTCTTTTATCTTTTTAATTATTGTATCTCTAGTTTTCTTATCAAGTGCTTGCAAGCAAGAAATATTCTGATAAGTTAATATGAATTTTTTCAGTTCTTCATCGGTCCACCTTTTTTTCTCGTCATAATCCAAACATACATCTTCATTTGTTTCATTATGATAATTAATGAATTCCTCGATACTTTTAAAATAACTCAATGCAAACTCTGAATCTACTATAAATTCATTATCATTAATGTATTCATTATAACTACTCCATTTATAATCATTAATATCTTTTATAATACCTGCTTTAAGGGGATTTTGATGTATATATCTAATTACAGTCAAAAAGTATTGGCCATTGTCTACTACTTCGCTTAAAAATCTATTCTGAAAAAGATGTCCGGTTCTTCCATACATATTATTATGATACTGTGCATAACTAACAGCTATTCTTCTTACAGTATCTCCTATATCTTCAGTATCTCGTTTAATTAAAATATGAACATGATTTGTCATCAAACAATATGCATATACAAAAAATTTCACCTTTTCTTTTGCTTTAATCATACTTTCAATAAATTTCTCATAATCACCAGGCTTTAAAAAAATATTTCTTTTATCTATCCCTCTTAGCATTACATGATATATTCCTGATTCGCTTTTAAGTCTTGCGCTTCGCGGCATATATACACCTCCTTTAAAACTGATAATTAAAAAGCAAAATATTTATATTATTTTAATCCAATTTTATCCATAATTCAACAAATAATTTTATACACTTTATTTAACGACTTCTATTTAATGGCAAACAAAACGTCCCCTTGCCACTCTTTCCAGAGTAAAGCTCCTTTGCCATATGAAAGATGACATATCCATCTAAATCCACACCATGAATACGGATAGCTTCAAAATGAATGAGTTGGCTGTCTATACAATTTTTTGCCTTACTCCAGACAAACGCATCTGCAGAGAGTAAAAAAATAGCGGCTGCATATCCGTAGCTTTCTTCTAGCTTCGGAAACAGACCGCTTTTACAGATACTTTGAAATCTCTTTTTATGCTCTGCATTTCTAAAAAGCATTTGGTTTACCTCACTTTCTCCGAGATTGCTCGTAACCTCTATAATTCTTTGCACTCGAAGAGCGAATGCCTGTAACTCTATCTCTTTGAGGAATAGTCCCAGCAATTCTTCATACCGATTTGGGGATTGATTCGCATATCTTTGCTGGCTTCGGAATGTTCCGCAAGCACGAGGAGTAAAACCGGGAATAAGTTGCATTTCTATTTCTATAGCAGCGAGAGGTGTATCTCTCATAAATCTTGTAATCACTTCATTCAGTCCTTTCTTTTTCTACAAATCAGACAGCAAAAAAGAGGCTATGTTTTTCAGTAACGAAGAACATAACCTCTTAACTTTTGCTCAATGGCAGATTTATTTAATTTTAATCAACTATTCATCGTATTTTTCTTGTTGTAATGCACACTCATTTGGATTGTTTAAATATAATATTAAATCCTCTAATAAAATCATGTCTGCCACAATTTCATTGTTAGATATATCTAGCAA
Above is a window of Sedimentibacter sp. MB35-C1 DNA encoding:
- a CDS encoding transposase, encoding MPRSARLKSESGIYHVMLRGIDKRNIFLKPGDYEKFIESMIKAKEKVKFFVYAYCLMTNHVHILIKRDTEDIGDTVRRIAVSYAQYHNNMYGRTGHLFQNRFLSEVVDNGQYFLTVIRYIHQNPLKAGIIKDINDYKWSSYNEYINDNEFIVDSEFALSYFKSIEEFINYHNETNEDVCLDYDEKKRWTDEELKKFILTYQNISCLQALDKKTRDTIIKKIKEDTGASNRQLARVLNIGRGILDTIK